The Candidatus Zymogenus saltonus DNA segment TTACTATTTCGCTGGAGCGGCCGAGGTGATAGACGAAGCCGTCTTCATCGATCCTTCCGAGGTCGCCCGTATGGAACCAGCCGTCCTTGATGCATTTCGCCGTCTCTTCCGGCTGCTTGTAGTAGCCCTTCATCACCTGGGGTCCGGATACCACGATCTCGCCCAGCTCGCCCTGCTTGACCTCGTTTCCGTCTTCGTCGACGAATTTCATCTTTACGCCGCCCACGACCTTGCCGATGGAGCCCATCTTTTCATCGGCGTATTTAAGGGGAAGGAGGGTCAACAGCGGAGACGTCTCGGTCAGGCCGTATCCCTGGATAACCTTGAGGTGCGGTATCCTCCGACGGTACTCCTCCATCAGCTTCTTAGGCACGCTCATCCCCATCATCGACACGTATTTCAGCGATGAAAGGTCGTAGCTCTCCAGCTTGGGATCGGCGAGCATCATCTGCATTATCGGAGGCACGCTGTTGAAAAGCTCGACCTTCTCTCTCTCCACAGTCTTCCATACTGTATCCGGGCGCCAGCTTTCAAAGATGACGAGGCTGTTTCCGAATATGAGCTGGTTGTTGACGAGGATCGGGCCCGTTATGTGGCTCATCGGGAGGATAACCGCCATTACGGTGTTCTCGGTGTTGTACTCGGGGATTATCTCGTGCAGAGTGTTCGGGAAGAGGTCCAGATGTCTGTACTGGAGGATGACCCCCCTGGGCCTCCCGGTGCTTCCGGAGGTGTAGAGATAAAGGGCCTCGTCCTCCTCGGATGTCTCCGCGTCCGGCTCCTTTGGATCGCCGCCGGACAAGAACTTCTCGTAATCAATGTCCGGAGCCTTCTCCCCGTCGCCGATGAGCACAATCTTTTCAACCGAGGGATAATTATCCCCCGCAGCTTTTATGGCTTTCAGCATGTCCACCGTAGTGAAGATCATTTTAGCATCGGAGTCGATGATAATACTCTTGAGCTCATCGCCCGATGTGCGAAAATCTATGGGGACACAGATTACGCCTATCGAGGTTGCGGCAAGGTATATTTCAACAAATTCCGGTATGTTCGGGAGGTAGACGAATACCTTGT contains these protein-coding regions:
- a CDS encoding AMP-binding protein, whose protein sequence is MNVKKQLNKMAGRLPDKTALIYGDRRITFKQLKDRAFKLSSQITASGIKKGDKVFVYLPNIPEFVEIYLAATSIGVICVPIDFRTSGDELKSIIIDSDAKMIFTTVDMLKAIKAAGDNYPSVEKIVLIGDGEKAPDIDYEKFLSGGDPKEPDAETSEEDEALYLYTSGSTGRPRGVILQYRHLDLFPNTLHEIIPEYNTENTVMAVILPMSHITGPILVNNQLIFGNSLVIFESWRPDTVWKTVEREKVELFNSVPPIMQMMLADPKLESYDLSSLKYVSMMGMSVPKKLMEEYRRRIPHLKVIQGYGLTETSPLLTLLPLKYADEKMGSIGKVVGGVKMKFVDEDGNEVKQGELGEIVVSGPQVMKGYYKQPEETAKCIKDGWFHTGDLGRIDEDGFVYHLGRSSEIVITGGLNVFPAEVENILLGHENIMEASVLGIQDEKRGEVLAAVVVKRPGIDLTDKEVMKHCRERIADYKVPKMVKFIDALPLVGPGKVDKKTLTESFA